The following are encoded together in the Micromonospora lupini genome:
- the rlmB gene encoding 23S rRNA (guanosine(2251)-2'-O)-methyltransferase RlmB, translating to MAGNSQRRGRRLTPKAGAPKGSGGKNKDSLTGRGRTLPADERPWHKGYSGTEKLPQRTAWKQDKERRAAAEEGRAPKIGQPGSKDTTWGRGGGRGVPASRGGSAGRGGRPAAGRTGPRVAPGRKSNPSKDTPELLVGRNPVLEALRAQVPATALYVAQGIDMDDRINEIIRTAADRGIANLEISRAELDRMTGGVLHQGVGLQVPPFAYQPFEDMVAAALEQQAPLLVALDGVTDPRNLGAVIRSAAAFGAQGVFVPERRAAGITATAWRTSAGAAARVPVAQVTNLTRSLKACRDAGFMVVGLDADGDTDLYDLEAAVGPLVVVVGSEGRGLSRLVGETCDLTVSIPMISEVESLNASVAAAVTLAEVARRRSVEL from the coding sequence ATGGCCGGCAACTCGCAGCGCCGTGGCCGGCGACTGACGCCGAAGGCGGGTGCCCCCAAGGGCTCCGGCGGCAAGAACAAGGATTCTCTCACCGGGCGCGGGCGCACCCTGCCCGCCGACGAGCGACCCTGGCACAAGGGTTACTCGGGCACCGAGAAGCTGCCGCAGCGCACCGCCTGGAAGCAGGACAAGGAGCGCCGGGCGGCGGCCGAGGAGGGGCGTGCCCCGAAGATCGGCCAGCCGGGCAGTAAGGACACCACCTGGGGCAGGGGCGGTGGCCGGGGCGTACCGGCGAGTCGTGGTGGCTCGGCGGGGCGTGGTGGCCGGCCGGCCGCCGGACGGACCGGCCCCCGGGTCGCGCCGGGGCGCAAGTCCAACCCTTCCAAGGACACCCCGGAGCTGCTGGTCGGGCGCAACCCGGTGCTGGAGGCGCTGCGCGCCCAGGTGCCGGCGACGGCGCTCTACGTCGCCCAGGGCATCGACATGGACGACCGGATCAACGAGATCATCCGGACTGCCGCGGACCGGGGCATCGCCAACCTGGAGATCAGCCGCGCCGAGCTGGACCGGATGACCGGCGGGGTGCTGCACCAGGGCGTCGGGTTGCAGGTGCCGCCGTTTGCGTACCAGCCCTTCGAGGACATGGTCGCCGCGGCCCTGGAGCAGCAGGCGCCGCTCCTGGTCGCGCTGGACGGGGTCACCGATCCGCGCAACCTGGGTGCGGTGATCCGTTCGGCCGCCGCGTTCGGCGCGCAGGGTGTCTTCGTACCCGAGCGGCGGGCTGCCGGGATCACCGCGACCGCCTGGCGGACCAGCGCCGGCGCGGCCGCGCGGGTGCCGGTGGCCCAGGTCACCAACCTGACCCGGTCGCTGAAGGCGTGCCGCGACGCCGGCTTCATGGTGGTCGGCCTGGACGCCGACGGTGACACCGACCTGTACGACCTGGAGGCCGCAGTCGGGCCGCTGGTGGTGGTGGTCGGCTCCGAGGGGCGTGGGTTGTCCCGGCTGGTCGGCGAGACGTGCGACCTGACCGTGAGCATCCCGATGATCTCCGAGGTGGAGTCGCTCAACGCCAGCGTGGCCGCTGCGGTCACCCTCGCCGAGGTCGCCCGCCGCCGCTCGGTCGAGCTGTAA
- a CDS encoding M4 family metallopeptidase, whose protein sequence is MKRPLAAVSAALLTSGLLTCVATTAHAAPSTAPAPDASAAARAAAVLRTNPGAVQGSGPESYQVRSTKVDATGAAHTRYTRTYQGLRVYGGDFVIHTAPNGTYAGSSVALAAPLTLATTAKVTAGAAKKAATARFTGKAEAVGAPELFVDASSGTGRLAWETVVSGMRPDGQTPSRLHVITDATSGATVGSFDEIESVVGSGQGIYTGTVSIDTTLSGSTYQMIDPSHGNGRTCDMNNGTSSCTTFTDADNAWGTGANSNRQSAGVDAHFGAAKTFDYFKNVHGRNGIFGNGSGVPSRVHYGNNYVNAFWDGAQMTYGDGSGNSRPLVSLDVAGHEMSHGVTEALAGLVYSGESGGLNEGTSDIFGNMMEFYAAAPSDPGDYQVGEKININGNGTPLRYMYNPSLDGSSDSCWSTSTKNKDVHYSSGVANHFYFNLAEGTGATAYGTSPVCGSAPAVTGIGRSKAEKIWYRALDVYFTSNTSYVNTSNPANTARAYSLRAATDLYGSCSTEYKAVQAAWTAVNVAGNDAPCSTGNDFSVSLSPTAGSVNPGSAVSTTVSTATTSGTAQTVTFSASGLPSGASAAFSPASVTSGGSSTLTISTSASTPPGTYSVTVNGTGSVTRSATYTLTVNGSGGGCTAPGQKLANPGFESGATGWTASSGVITTDSGQAAHGGSYKAWLNGYGSSHTDTLAQSVALPAGCSSYTVSFWLHIDSAETTTSVAYDTLRVQVLNSGGTVLATLATYSNLNKATGYSQKSFSLAGYAGQTVTLKFTGVEDSSLQTSFVVDDTALNVS, encoded by the coding sequence GTGAAACGACCCCTCGCGGCCGTCAGCGCAGCGCTGCTCACCAGCGGCCTGTTGACCTGCGTCGCCACCACGGCGCACGCCGCCCCATCCACCGCTCCCGCGCCGGACGCCTCCGCCGCAGCCCGAGCGGCGGCCGTCCTGCGAACGAACCCCGGCGCCGTCCAGGGTTCGGGCCCCGAGTCCTACCAGGTGCGCAGCACCAAGGTGGACGCCACCGGCGCGGCGCACACCCGCTACACCCGGACCTACCAGGGGCTCCGCGTGTACGGCGGTGACTTCGTCATCCACACCGCGCCGAACGGCACGTACGCCGGCAGCTCGGTCGCACTCGCCGCGCCGCTGACCCTCGCCACCACCGCCAAGGTCACCGCGGGCGCGGCGAAGAAGGCCGCCACCGCCCGGTTCACCGGCAAGGCCGAGGCCGTGGGTGCCCCGGAACTGTTCGTCGACGCCAGCTCCGGTACGGGCCGGCTGGCCTGGGAGACGGTGGTCAGCGGCATGAGGCCCGACGGGCAGACGCCGTCGCGGCTGCACGTGATCACCGACGCCACCTCCGGCGCGACAGTCGGGTCGTTCGACGAGATCGAGTCGGTGGTCGGCAGCGGCCAGGGCATCTACACCGGCACGGTCAGCATCGACACGACGCTCTCCGGCAGCACCTACCAGATGATCGACCCGTCGCACGGCAACGGCCGTACCTGCGACATGAACAACGGCACGTCCAGCTGCACCACCTTCACCGACGCCGACAACGCGTGGGGCACCGGCGCCAACTCCAACCGGCAGTCCGCCGGCGTGGACGCTCACTTCGGCGCGGCGAAGACGTTCGACTACTTCAAGAACGTGCACGGTCGCAACGGCATCTTCGGCAACGGCAGCGGCGTGCCGAGCCGGGTGCACTACGGCAACAACTACGTCAACGCCTTCTGGGACGGCGCCCAGATGACCTACGGCGACGGCTCCGGCAACTCCCGCCCGCTGGTCTCGCTGGACGTGGCCGGGCACGAGATGAGCCACGGTGTCACCGAGGCGCTGGCCGGCCTGGTCTACTCCGGCGAGTCCGGCGGCCTCAACGAGGGCACGAGCGACATCTTCGGCAACATGATGGAGTTCTACGCCGCCGCGCCGAGCGACCCGGGTGACTACCAGGTGGGCGAGAAGATCAACATCAACGGCAACGGCACGCCGCTGCGCTACATGTACAACCCGTCGCTGGACGGCTCGTCCGACAGTTGCTGGTCCACAAGCACCAAGAACAAGGACGTGCACTACTCCTCAGGCGTCGCCAACCACTTCTACTTCAACCTCGCCGAGGGCACCGGCGCCACCGCGTACGGCACCTCACCGGTCTGCGGGTCCGCCCCGGCGGTCACCGGCATCGGCCGCTCCAAGGCGGAGAAGATCTGGTACCGGGCGCTGGACGTCTACTTCACCTCCAACACGTCGTACGTCAACACCAGCAACCCGGCGAACACCGCCCGCGCCTACAGCCTGCGGGCGGCCACCGACCTGTACGGCAGCTGCTCGACCGAGTACAAGGCCGTGCAGGCCGCCTGGACCGCGGTGAACGTGGCCGGCAACGACGCGCCCTGCTCCACCGGCAACGACTTCTCCGTGTCGCTGTCGCCGACCGCCGGCTCGGTGAACCCGGGCAGCGCGGTCTCCACCACCGTGTCGACCGCCACCACAAGCGGTACGGCGCAGACCGTGACGTTCTCCGCGTCCGGCCTGCCCAGCGGGGCGAGCGCCGCGTTCAGCCCCGCCTCGGTGACCTCGGGCGGCTCGTCCACCCTCACCATCAGCACCTCGGCGAGCACCCCGCCCGGCACCTACTCGGTCACCGTGAACGGCACGGGGTCGGTCACCCGTAGCGCCACCTACACGCTCACCGTGAACGGCAGCGGGGGCGGCTGCACCGCGCCGGGGCAGAAGCTGGCCAACCCGGGCTTCGAGTCCGGCGCGACCGGCTGGACGGCCAGCTCCGGCGTCATCACCACCGACAGTGGCCAGGCGGCCCACGGCGGGTCGTACAAGGCGTGGCTGAACGGGTACGGCAGCAGCCACACCGACACGCTCGCCCAGTCGGTGGCCCTCCCGGCGGGCTGCTCGTCGTACACGGTCAGTTTCTGGTTGCACATCGACTCGGCCGAGACCACCACCAGCGTCGCGTACGACACGCTGCGCGTGCAGGTGCTCAACTCGGGCGGGACGGTGCTGGCCACGCTGGCGACCTACTCGAACCTGAACAAGGCCACCGGCTACAGCCAGAAGTCGTTCTCCCTGGCCGGGTACGCCGGCCAGACCGTCACCCTGAAGTTCACGGGCGTCGAGGACTCCTCGTTGCAGACGTCCTTCGTGGTCGACGACACCGCGCTCAACGTCTCCTGA
- a CDS encoding protealysin inhibitor emfourin, which produces MRPASTTGATIALLAALLAGCTGTDRADTPANQPSATGTPQPATATPTTPIAPTPSGTAPVVPGAPDAAAGRVTLFRSGGFAGRGDNVTVESDGQWTVVDRAGGRRTGKLDAGDLGRLRGLAADRRLTTEARRTATTTSCADAFSYRLTVGAVETGYVDCPADPAPPPVTRALVELLLRATG; this is translated from the coding sequence ATGAGACCCGCCTCGACGACCGGCGCCACGATCGCGCTCCTGGCCGCCCTCCTGGCCGGCTGCACAGGCACCGACCGGGCCGACACCCCCGCGAACCAACCATCTGCCACCGGCACCCCGCAGCCGGCGACCGCGACCCCGACCACTCCGATCGCCCCGACGCCGAGCGGCACCGCGCCGGTCGTGCCCGGGGCCCCGGACGCGGCGGCCGGGCGGGTGACACTGTTCCGCTCCGGCGGTTTCGCCGGACGCGGCGACAACGTCACAGTCGAATCGGACGGCCAATGGACCGTGGTGGACCGGGCCGGCGGCCGGCGTACCGGGAAACTCGACGCCGGCGATCTCGGCCGGCTCCGCGGCCTGGCGGCCGACAGGCGGCTGACCACCGAGGCCCGCCGCACGGCCACCACGACGAGCTGCGCGGACGCGTTCAGCTACCGCCTGACCGTCGGTGCCGTCGAGACCGGGTACGTCGACTGCCCCGCCGATCCCGCGCCGCCGCCCGTCACCCGTGCGCTCGTCGAGCTGCTGCTGCGGGCCACCGGCTGA
- a CDS encoding ABC transporter ATP-binding protein, giving the protein MATVTYSKASRIYPGTERPAVNELNLEIGDGEFLVLVGPSGCGKSTSLRMLAGLEDVDAGSIYIDQRDVTHLPPKARDIAMVFQNYALYPHMTVYENMAFALKLRKTSKSEIDRRVKEAAGLLQLEEYLSRKPKALSGGQRQRVAMGRAIVREPQVFLMDEPLSNLDAKLRVQTRTQIASLQAKLGVTTVYVTHDQVEAMTMGHRVAVLLDGVLQQVDTPRTLYDTPANVFVAGFMGSPAMNIKTVPLNEQGAEFAELHIPLTREQVEAARAEGGDGKVTVGFRPEDCDLVSPTEGGMPVVVELVEDLGSDANVYGHAALGGNSERFVVRTDRRTMPNMGDTVFVKPRTGRSHVFHAATGGRI; this is encoded by the coding sequence ATGGCTACGGTCACCTATTCCAAGGCATCCCGGATCTACCCGGGCACCGAGCGTCCCGCCGTCAACGAGCTGAACCTCGAGATCGGCGACGGCGAGTTCCTCGTTCTCGTCGGCCCCTCCGGTTGTGGCAAGTCCACAAGCCTGCGCATGCTCGCCGGCCTGGAGGACGTCGACGCCGGCTCGATCTACATCGACCAGCGCGACGTGACCCACCTGCCCCCGAAGGCCCGCGACATCGCGATGGTCTTCCAGAACTACGCCCTCTACCCGCACATGACCGTGTACGAGAACATGGCGTTCGCCCTCAAGCTGCGTAAGACCTCCAAGTCGGAGATCGACCGGCGGGTCAAGGAGGCGGCCGGGCTGCTCCAGCTGGAGGAGTACCTCAGCCGCAAGCCGAAGGCGCTCTCCGGCGGTCAGCGTCAGCGTGTCGCGATGGGCCGGGCGATCGTCCGCGAGCCGCAGGTCTTCCTCATGGACGAGCCGCTGTCGAACCTCGACGCCAAGCTGCGCGTGCAGACCCGTACCCAGATCGCCTCGCTGCAGGCCAAGCTGGGCGTCACCACGGTCTACGTCACGCACGACCAGGTCGAGGCCATGACCATGGGCCACCGGGTCGCGGTGCTGCTCGACGGTGTCCTCCAGCAGGTGGACACCCCGCGGACGCTGTACGACACCCCGGCCAACGTGTTCGTCGCCGGCTTCATGGGCTCGCCCGCCATGAACATCAAGACCGTTCCGCTGAACGAGCAGGGCGCCGAGTTCGCCGAGCTGCACATCCCGCTCACCCGCGAGCAGGTCGAGGCGGCCCGCGCCGAGGGTGGCGACGGCAAGGTGACGGTGGGCTTCCGCCCGGAGGACTGCGACCTGGTCAGCCCGACCGAGGGCGGCATGCCCGTCGTCGTCGAGCTGGTCGAGGACCTCGGCTCGGACGCCAACGTCTACGGGCACGCCGCGCTGGGCGGCAACTCGGAGCGCTTCGTCGTCCGCACCGACCGGCGCACCATGCCGAACATGGGTGACACCGTGTTCGTCAAGCCGCGCACCGGCCGCAGCCACGTCTTCCACGCCGCCACCGGCGGCCGGATCTGA
- a CDS encoding histidine phosphatase family protein: MRTRLLYLARHGEQDLTGHADTDSTEPDTGLSDRGRRQASLLAERLRGLPFAAVHHGPLRRAAQTAEVIAAALPGVPVYATELAGDHLPHDTDPAGLPPAYAEFLAGFSTAERADGPRVTAAAVRRFAGPVTADGGAAEGVPVRELVVTHTFLIAWLVRHALDAPERRWLGSNHHNAGLTVIRYGPAGPPNLITVNDVAHLPAELRGTGLPPDYLV; the protein is encoded by the coding sequence ATGCGGACGCGGTTGCTGTACCTGGCCCGGCACGGCGAGCAGGACCTCACCGGGCACGCCGACACGGACTCGACCGAGCCGGACACCGGCCTGTCCGATCGCGGCCGGCGGCAGGCCAGCCTGCTCGCCGAGCGCCTGCGGGGCTTGCCGTTCGCCGCCGTGCACCACGGGCCGCTGCGCAGGGCCGCGCAGACCGCCGAGGTGATCGCCGCGGCACTGCCCGGAGTTCCGGTGTACGCCACGGAGCTGGCAGGTGACCACCTCCCCCACGACACGGATCCGGCCGGCCTGCCGCCGGCGTACGCCGAGTTCCTGGCCGGATTCTCGACTGCCGAGCGGGCCGACGGGCCGCGAGTGACGGCGGCGGCGGTGCGGCGCTTCGCGGGTCCGGTGACCGCCGACGGGGGAGCGGCCGAGGGTGTGCCGGTTCGTGAGCTGGTGGTGACGCACACCTTCCTGATCGCCTGGCTGGTCCGGCACGCCCTCGACGCGCCGGAGCGGCGGTGGCTGGGTTCGAACCACCACAACGCGGGGTTGACCGTCATCCGGTACGGCCCGGCCGGGCCGCCGAACCTGATCACCGTCAACGACGTGGCGCACCTGCCGGCGGAGCTGCGCGGCACCGGCCTGCCCCCGGACTACCTGGTGTGA
- a CDS encoding helix-turn-helix domain-containing protein — MSRAVEESNRAMLRARDAMDRAYADPLDIPALARIAHVSEAHFIRTFRATFGETPHRYLQRRRVERAMALLVETGRDVTDICYAVGFGSLGTFSRTFRQIVGESPSDFRRRRAAPANVPSCFTKAWTRPSSFG, encoded by the coding sequence GTGAGCCGTGCCGTGGAGGAGTCCAACCGGGCGATGCTGCGTGCCCGCGACGCGATGGACCGGGCGTACGCCGACCCGCTGGACATCCCGGCGCTGGCCCGGATCGCGCACGTCTCCGAGGCGCACTTCATCCGGACGTTCCGGGCCACCTTCGGCGAGACGCCACACCGCTACCTGCAACGCCGTCGGGTGGAGCGGGCCATGGCGCTGCTGGTGGAGACCGGCCGGGACGTGACGGACATCTGTTACGCGGTCGGCTTCGGCAGCCTGGGCACGTTCAGCCGGACGTTCCGGCAGATCGTGGGGGAGTCGCCCTCGGATTTCCGGCGTCGCCGCGCCGCGCCGGCCAACGTGCCGTCCTGCTTCACCAAGGCGTGGACGCGTCCCAGCAGTTTTGGATAA
- a CDS encoding VOC family protein, with amino-acid sequence MTMNAISRSQLYVLDQDEALDFYVNKLGMEVNTDQDLGFMRWLTVNLPGDPEREILLETPGPPALDPATAEQVRELLAKGALGGYLFMTTEDARKTHEDLVAKGVEIIDEPTERPYGIDFGIRDPFGNKIRIGQMFPRA; translated from the coding sequence ATGACGATGAACGCGATCAGCCGCTCCCAGCTCTACGTCCTCGACCAGGACGAGGCGCTGGACTTTTACGTGAACAAGCTCGGCATGGAGGTCAACACCGATCAGGATCTCGGCTTCATGCGCTGGTTGACCGTCAACCTGCCCGGCGACCCGGAGCGCGAGATCCTGCTGGAGACGCCGGGCCCGCCGGCGCTGGACCCGGCGACGGCCGAGCAGGTGCGGGAGTTGCTCGCCAAGGGCGCCCTCGGTGGGTACCTCTTCATGACCACCGAGGACGCCCGCAAGACCCACGAGGATCTGGTGGCGAAGGGCGTCGAGATCATCGACGAGCCGACCGAGCGCCCGTACGGGATCGACTTCGGCATCCGGGATCCGTTCGGCAACAAGATCCGCATCGGCCAGATGTTTCCCCGGGCGTAG